In Rhododendron vialii isolate Sample 1 chromosome 9a, ASM3025357v1, the following are encoded in one genomic region:
- the LOC131299604 gene encoding protein FAR1-RELATED SEQUENCE 5-like: MSGKRPKTLFTDQDAAMAKAIPLAKCNETSWIFLYKEDGSEFAGHLHAFINDILEEDEFLSAWDAMVSKYDLEDNNWIQLTFQVREKWAKAYVKSTFCAGSKTTQLSESLNADIRHYLKSDLDLAQFFEHFEREVHKKRYNELKAEYNLRQKLPRKKMNTPMLTQAGEVYTSKVFEKFQAEYEVYQATYIEDRINEVGILCSHALKVLYVMDIKLIPERYILKRWTRDAKAGIVNDFEGCEVEECEEASALVAGYMNEMFEKVEDILKNKRDVDESTNEGQDSPHEAPLENFVAIRPKGLKKKQAPHKGNRRPKS; encoded by the exons ATGTCCGGTAAAAGGCCGAAGACCCTTTTTACTGATCAAGATGCCGCTATGGCAAAAGCCATCCCATTG GCAAAATGCAATGAAAcatcttggatatttttgtATAAAGAAGACGGCTCTGAGTTTGCAGGACATCTTCATGCATTTATCAATGATATATTGGAAGAGGATGAATTCCTATCTGCTTGGGATGCCATGGTCTCTAAGTATGATCTTGAAGATAATAATTGGATACAACTTACTTTTCAAGTAAGAGAGAAATGGGCCAAAGCTTATGTCAAAAGTACATTTTGTGCTGGTAGTAAAACTACACAGCTAAGTGAAAGTTTGAATGCTGATATAAGGCATTACTTGAAATCAGACCTCGACTTAGCTCAATTTTTCGAACATTTTGAAAGAGAGGTCCACAAAAAGCGGTACAATGAATTGAAAGCTGAGTATAACTTAAGGCAAAAGTTACCTCGCAAAAAGATGAACACGCCGATGTTAACACAAGCTGGGGAAGTGTACACATCAAAAGTATTTGAGAAATTTCAGGCTGAGTATGAAGTGTACCAAGCAACTTATATAGAGGACCGTATCAATGAAG TTGGAATATTGTGCAGCCATGCTCTAAAGGTTTTGTACGTGATGGATATTAAGCTCATACCGGAAAGATATATTCTAAAGAGATGGACACGAGATGCGAAGGCTGGAATCGTGAATGACTTTGAAGGATGTGAGGTTGAAG AATGTGAAGAGGCATCTGCCTTGGTAGCTGGCTATATGAATGAGatgtttgaaaaggttgaagaTATCTTAAAGAACAAACGAGATGTGGATGAGTCTACTAATGAAGGACAAGACTCTCCACATGAAGCTCCTTTGGAAAATTTTGTTGCCATTCGGCCAAAAGGACTTAAGAAAAAACAGGCTCCTCACAAGGGAAACAGAAGACCAAAAAGTTAG
- the LOC131299445 gene encoding bax inhibitor 1-like isoform X1 — protein sequence MEAFSSFFGETQSSASRNGWSYDSLKNFRQISPLVQTHLKQVYLTLCCALIASAVGAYLHILWNIGGLLTTLGCMGSIVWLLSTPPYEEQQKRVTLLMATALLQGASIGPLIDLAIEIDPSILVSAFVGCAVAFGCFSIAAMLAKRREYLYLGGLLSSGLSILFWLHFASSLFGGSATLFKFELYFGLLVFVGYIVVDTQDIIEKAHFGDLDYVKHALTLFTDFAAVFVRILIIMLKNSEKQQEKKKKRRN from the exons atggaagCGTTCTCGTCGTTCTTTGGTGAAACTCAATCGTCGGCCTCTCGCAACGGTTGGAGTTATGATTCTCTCAAGAACTTCCGTCAGATCTCTCCCCTCGTCCAAACTCATCTCaaacag GTTTATCTCACGCTATGTTGTGCTCTGATTGCTTCGGCAGTTGGAGCCTATTTGCATATCCTCTGGAACATTGGTGGCCTACTTACTACCCTTGGTTGCATGGGAAGTATTGTTTGGCTACTTTCAACCCCGCCATATGAAGAG CAGCAAAAGAGAGTCACACTCTTGATGGCCACTGCACTCTTGCAAGGGGCTTCAATTGGTCCCTTGATTGATTTGGCTATTGAAATTGATCCAAG CATTCTGGTCAGTGCTTTTGTGGGATGTGCTGTGGCTTTTGGTTGTTTCTCAATAGCAGCCATGTTGGCAAAGCGCAGGGAATACCTTTACCTTGGTGGTCTTCTTTCATCTGGTCTCTCCATCTTGTTCTGGTTGCACTTTGCATCCTCCTTGTTCGGAGGTTCTGCCACTCTCTTCAAGTTTGAg tTGTACTTCGGGCTCTTGGTGTTCGTGGGCTACATTGTGGTGGATACCCAAGATATAATTGAGAAGGCACACTTTGGGGATCTGGACTATGTGAAGCATGCTCTAACCCTTTTCACTGATTTTGCTGCTGTTTTTGTCCGGATCCTCATAATCATG CTGAAGAACTCTGAGAAGCaacaagagaagaagaagaagagaagaaattgA
- the LOC131299603 gene encoding uncharacterized protein LOC131299603 gives MVKISVGVKLRPIVIEQRDTPVYQHVMVVDEPDDGRPWYYDIWRFYGIDVIGGIVPAASNSHKFILVAIDYFTKWVEAASYATLTAVQVAHFIKKNVIYRYGVPQAFVSDNGVHFKGRAREVLDEFQIQKQPPYSLVYDMEAVLPIELEVPNLRTMIECEVQDEECLSNRFEELMLFDERRLRAVYHIQGYQRRIARAFNKKVKRRDLSEGDMVLKEIRAPIYDPRGKFRPKWSGHTSSRSSYLKELHSSLTWTETNFQL, from the exons ATGGTCAAAATTTCTGTTGGTGTGAAGCTAAGGCCGATAGTGATCGAACAAAGGGATACGCCGGTATACCAACATGTCATGGTCGTCGATGAGCCTGATGATGGTCGCCCTTGGTACTATGACATTTGGAGATTT TATGGAATCGACGTCATTGGAGGGATTGTGCCGGCGGCATCTAACAGTCACAAATTCATTTTGGTGGCCATTGATTACTTcacaaaatgggtagaagctgcTTCTTATGCCACTTTAACCGCAGTACAAGTTGCTCACTTCATCAAGAAAAATGTCATTTACCGGTATGGAGTCCCTCAGGCGTTCGTGTCCGACAATGGGGTTCATTTCAAAGGACGAGCCAGGGAAGTCTTGGACGAGTTCCAGATCCAA AAGCAACCCCCTTACTCTTTGGTCTACGATATGGAGGCTGTACTTCCCATTGAGTTAGAAGTTCCAAATCTTCGGACTATGATTGAGTGTGAGGTCCAGGATGAAGAATGCTTAAGCAATCGATTTGAAGAGCTCATGTTGTTCGATGAACGCCGGTTGAGGGCTGTCTATCATATTCAAGGGTATCAGAGGAGAATTGCGCGCGCGTTCAATAAAAAGGTGAAGCGTAGGGACTTGTCAGAAGGCGATATGGTTCTAAAGGAAATCCGGGCACCAATTTATGATCCACGTGGAAAGTTCCGGCCAAAGTGGTCCggccatacatcatcaagaTCATCCTATCTGAAGGAGCTACACAGCTCATTGACTTGGACGGAAACAAATTTTCAACTCTAG
- the LOC131299445 gene encoding bax inhibitor 1-like isoform X2 → MEAFSSFFGETQSSASRNGWSYDSLKNFRQISPLVQTHLKQVYLTLCCALIASAVGAYLHILWNIGGLLTTLGCMGSIVWLLSTPPYEEQKRVTLLMATALLQGASIGPLIDLAIEIDPSILVSAFVGCAVAFGCFSIAAMLAKRREYLYLGGLLSSGLSILFWLHFASSLFGGSATLFKFELYFGLLVFVGYIVVDTQDIIEKAHFGDLDYVKHALTLFTDFAAVFVRILIIMLKNSEKQQEKKKKRRN, encoded by the exons atggaagCGTTCTCGTCGTTCTTTGGTGAAACTCAATCGTCGGCCTCTCGCAACGGTTGGAGTTATGATTCTCTCAAGAACTTCCGTCAGATCTCTCCCCTCGTCCAAACTCATCTCaaacag GTTTATCTCACGCTATGTTGTGCTCTGATTGCTTCGGCAGTTGGAGCCTATTTGCATATCCTCTGGAACATTGGTGGCCTACTTACTACCCTTGGTTGCATGGGAAGTATTGTTTGGCTACTTTCAACCCCGCCATATGAAGAG CAAAAGAGAGTCACACTCTTGATGGCCACTGCACTCTTGCAAGGGGCTTCAATTGGTCCCTTGATTGATTTGGCTATTGAAATTGATCCAAG CATTCTGGTCAGTGCTTTTGTGGGATGTGCTGTGGCTTTTGGTTGTTTCTCAATAGCAGCCATGTTGGCAAAGCGCAGGGAATACCTTTACCTTGGTGGTCTTCTTTCATCTGGTCTCTCCATCTTGTTCTGGTTGCACTTTGCATCCTCCTTGTTCGGAGGTTCTGCCACTCTCTTCAAGTTTGAg tTGTACTTCGGGCTCTTGGTGTTCGTGGGCTACATTGTGGTGGATACCCAAGATATAATTGAGAAGGCACACTTTGGGGATCTGGACTATGTGAAGCATGCTCTAACCCTTTTCACTGATTTTGCTGCTGTTTTTGTCCGGATCCTCATAATCATG CTGAAGAACTCTGAGAAGCaacaagagaagaagaagaagagaagaaattgA